The Vibrio agarivorans genome contains the following window.
TCTTGAGCGAAGTATGCCGCCGCTTTATCGCGCTCTAAGATTGACATCCCCTCATGGAATACCGTTGCACGAATGCCTTCACGCTCACGCAACGCTTGTTCCAGCTGCAGTGCAGTCGTTGCGCGAGAAGCGATAACCAGAATCTTATCGCTGCGCTTGTCCTTCACTTTTTCGATCAACCAATCGACGCGTGGGTCAAACTGCCACCAGCTCGACTCATCACCTTCAAACTCTTGGAAGATCTCTTCTGGATACAGGTTCTTCAGTGCGCGAGCTTCATCACTTATCTTGCCACCGAGCATACCTGCTACACGCATCGATGTATTGTATTGAGATGGAATAGCCATCGGCATCAGGTTGACCATACGTTTTGGGAAACCTTTGATCGCAGCACGAGTGTTGCGGAATAGAACACGACCAGTACCATGACGATCCATCAAATTATCAATCAGCTCTTGGCGAGCATTTGCGCGAGATTCTTCATCACTGTCATTTTCGATAATGCGGAATAGCGGCTCTACGTCTTGCTCAGACAACAGTTCGGTAATCTGATTTTTTGCATCGTTCGAGAGCAGTTCACCAGTAAACAGGGCTGCAACAGCATCGGCGACTGGCGCATATTGCTCTTCTTCTTCGACAAAGGCTTGGTAATCAAAGAAGCGGTCTGCATCAAGCAGACGTAAACGTGCAAAGTGACTTTCACGACCTAGCTGCTCTGGCGTTGCTGTCAACAACAATACGCCAGGCGTGCGCTCTGCCAACCCTTCAATGACTTGATATTCACGGCTAGGTTTATCTTCGCTCCACTCCAGGTGATGAGCTTCATCGACAACCAGTAAGTCCCAATCACCTTCCAGAGCTTGCTCAAAGCGTTTACGGCTTTTACGCAAGAAATCCAGTGAACACAATACCAATTGCTGTGTATCAAACGGGTTATCTGCCTCAGCAAACGCTTCAATGCAGCGCTCTTCATCAAATACCGAGAAATGCATATTGAAACGGCGCAGCATCTCAACCAACCACTGGTGCTGCAGCGTTTCAGGAACGACGATAAGAATACGCTCAGCACGACCCGCCAACACCTGTTGGTGCATGATCATACCGGCTTCAATAGTTTTACCTAAGCCCACTTCATCTGCGAGCAATACACGCGGTGCATGGCGGCGACCGACTTCATGCGCAATATAAAGCTGGTGTGGGATAAGGCCAGCACGCATACCGCACAAACCACGCATCGGGCTTTTGTGCTGTTGATACTGGTTTTGCAATGCGCGGTAACGCAAGACAAAGTTATCCATGCGGTCAACTTGGCCTGCATACAACTTATCTTGAGGTTTATTAAATCGGATCTGATTGCTCAGTAAGATTTCACGTAGCATCACGCCAGACTCTTGAGTGTCTTCACGTGTACCGACGTAACTAATCAGTGCATCTTCCTCAATCACTTCATCAACTTTCAGTGTCCAACCTTGTTGGGATTCAACGGTGTCACCCACATTGAATACCACTCGTGTCACTGGCGCATCGTTGCGTGCGTATACGCGATTATCTTCTGATGCAGCAAACATAATTGTTACTGTACGTGCATCAAGTGCTACTACTGTCCCTAACCCTAAATCGCTTTCCGTATCGCTAATCCAACGCTGCCCAATAGCAAATGTCATGAATACACTACCTCGTATGAAGAATGATGAATATGGAGCTTGGTGTTGTCTCTCGCCCAAAACGAATGCAACCGACCTCTATAAATATAGGCCAGTTATGGCGGAGAAAAAGGGGGCTAATGTTACTGCAACCTGTGATAGAGGTCACGCGATCAACACGGTTTTTTTTATGAAAACCAGCTTGTAATCAAAGTGTAAAATCCGCAACGCTATGGTAAACAAAACCCCGCTATAATTAGAGGTGTGGGAAGCTCATTTTTGAGAAGATGAGCATTGAGTAAATCGGCGAAGTTGTGGCCGAGCGTTACCAAGCCATACATCGCCGCTTTACTGTTATGAGTCAGTGATTCGCTTACTGACACTAAAACAGCGCTGCCATCAGGCAAGGAGATGCTTATGGGCGATACCGATCGCAAACTGTTTATTCTCGATACCAATATCCTACTTCACGAACCTCACGCTATTTTTTCATTTCAAGAACACGACGTCGTTATTCCAATGACTGTCCTCGAAGAGCTCGACCGAATTAAAGACAGTAAACGCGATGTCGCGCGCGATGCTCGGGTTGCTATTCGTGCGCTTGAAGATCTTTTCCGCGATACCACACCCGACCAAATCTCAGCCGGTATTCCCATCATTCGCGAACAAGAGCAATCCGGAACTATCGCCATTTTGGCGGATTACCAACTTCAAGAGACAGTGAAAGCCTTTGCCGACAAAGCGGGAGACAATCGCATTCTCAACGCAACCTTATACCTGCAAAATAAGCGAGCGCCGAGAGAAGTGGTGTTGGTGACGAAAGATATCAACATGCGACTGCGAGCCAAAGGCGCTGGGGTTCGTTTTGTTGAAGATTACCGTACCGACCAACTGATTGATGATGTTCAGTATCTGACGAAAGGCTTTCAGCAATGTGAGGGGGATTTTTGGCAAAATATCGAGCAAGTAGAGAGTCGCACGCTCGGAGGACGCACACTTCACACCCTTTCGCGCGCGCCATTTGAGCCCACCTTCATCAATCAGTATGTGATTGATGAAGAAAGTGACTTTGCAGGGCGTGTCGAAGAAATTTGCCCTGAAACAGTTACCATTAAAGATCTCAGTCGTGAGCGTATGATGTCGCGACGAGCTTGGGATATCACCCCAAAAAATATCTACCAAGCTATGGCGATGGATGCCCTGCTTGATCCTGATATTGATCTTGTGATTCTGACAGGCGCCGCAGGTAGCGGTAAGACACTACTCGCGATGGCAAGCGCTCTTGAACAAACGATTGAGCGGGGCATGTTCGATAAGATAATCGTCACCCGCAACACACCAGATATTGGGGAATCGATAGGCTTCCTACCCGGCACTGAAGAGGAAAAGATGATGCCGTGGCTTGCTGCGGTGACCGACACACTGGAAGCTCTGCACAAGAATGACCACTGCACGGAAGGATCGCTCAAGTACATCTGTGATAAAGCGAATATTCAATTTAAATCAATTAACTTTATGCGTGGACGCTCAATACAAAATGCCTTTGTTCTTCTTGACGAGTGCCAGAACTTAACGGCATCACAAATAAAGACCATCATTACTCGCTGTGGCGAAGGGACGAAAATTGTCTGCTCTGGAAACTTAGCTCAGATTGACTCTCCCTACCTCACACCTGTGACCTCAGGTCTCACTTATATGGTGGAACGCTTCAAAAATTTTGAAGGCAGCGCCAACATTCACCTCAACGGCGTGGTTCGTAGTCGACTAGCAGAGTTCGCGGAAGAGAACCTATAACCTAGCCTACTACTTATTTTGATTTGGCATTCCCTTGGAATGCCAAATTTTTATAAAATAATTATTCACAAATAATGCATTTGTATGTTTTACTACTGCTACCCCACTTTTCAAGGAATAAGAGTATGGCTTTCAATCTACGCAACCGTAATTTCGTTAAACTTCTCGATTTTACGCCCAAAGAAATTCAGTTTTTGCTCGACCTGTCACTAGACCTTAAAAAAGCAAAGTATGCAGGTAGCGAACAAAAGAAACTCGTTGGTAAAAATATTGCCCTGATCTTTGAAAAGTCTTCCACTCGTACTCGTTGTGCTTTTGAAGTCGCGGCTTTTGATCAAGGCGCTCAGGTTTCATACATTGGACCTTCAGGCTCACAGATTGGCCATAAAGAGTCGATGAAAGACACAGCACGCGTGCTCGGACGTATGTATGACGGTATTGAGTATCGTGGTTTTGGGCAAGAGATTGTTGAAGAGTTAGCAGCCCACGCTGGTGTTCCTGTTTGGAACGGATTAACAAATGAGTTTCACCCGACACAAATCCTAGCCGACTTCCTCACCATGCAAGAGCACGCTCGTGACAAGCAATTAGAGCAGATCTCTTTTGCTTATCTTGGCGATGCGCGTAATAACATGGGTAACTCACTAATGGTTGGCGCAGCAAAAATGGGGATGGACATTCGTCTAGTCGCACCGAAGGCTTTTTGGCCAGAGCAGTCTCTGATTGATACTTGCTTAACCATTGCCGAACATACAGGAGCGACAATCACCTTTACTGAAGATGTGGCCTCTGGCGTGAAAGGCTGTGACTTCCTCTACACCGATGTTTGGGTATCAATGGGCGAATCTACCCAGGCTTGGGATGAGCGCGTAGCAATGATGATACCCTATCAGGTCAATCAAGCAGTGCTTGAGGCGACAGGCAATCCAAAGGTCAAATTCATGCACTGCTTACCCGCGTTCCACAACGATGAAACCACCGTGGGTAAAGAGGTTGCAGACAAGTACGGTATGAATGGTTTAGAAGTCACAGAAGAAGTCTTTGAGTCTGAAGCCTCAATTGTCTTTGACCAAGCAGAGAACCGCATGCACACCATCAAAGCAGTTATGGTAGCCACACTCGGTCAATAAAATCTCAAATATTATCGTGGGTAGTGCTCACTGCCCAC
Protein-coding sequences here:
- the rapA gene encoding RNA polymerase-associated protein RapA codes for the protein MTFAIGQRWISDTESDLGLGTVVALDARTVTIMFAASEDNRVYARNDAPVTRVVFNVGDTVESQQGWTLKVDEVIEEDALISYVGTREDTQESGVMLREILLSNQIRFNKPQDKLYAGQVDRMDNFVLRYRALQNQYQQHKSPMRGLCGMRAGLIPHQLYIAHEVGRRHAPRVLLADEVGLGKTIEAGMIMHQQVLAGRAERILIVVPETLQHQWLVEMLRRFNMHFSVFDEERCIEAFAEADNPFDTQQLVLCSLDFLRKSRKRFEQALEGDWDLLVVDEAHHLEWSEDKPSREYQVIEGLAERTPGVLLLTATPEQLGRESHFARLRLLDADRFFDYQAFVEEEEQYAPVADAVAALFTGELLSNDAKNQITELLSEQDVEPLFRIIENDSDEESRANARQELIDNLMDRHGTGRVLFRNTRAAIKGFPKRMVNLMPMAIPSQYNTSMRVAGMLGGKISDEARALKNLYPEEIFQEFEGDESSWWQFDPRVDWLIEKVKDKRSDKILVIASRATTALQLEQALREREGIRATVFHEGMSILERDKAAAYFAQEEGGAQVLICSEIGSEGRNFQFANQLVMFDLPFNPDLLEQRIGRLDRIGQQNDIDVHVPYLEGTSQGILARWFNEGLNAFAETCPTGRTVYEQHSDVLIKMLASGDTAELDDVIEQSHKMNQALKSQLEQGRDRLLEMHSNGGEKAQKIVDQISATDGDTNLVTFALSLFDTIGLNQDDKGENALVVTPSEHMLVPSYPGLPYEGATITFDRDTALSREDMNFISWEHPMIQGGIDLIMSEGVGTSAVSLLKNKALPVGTILVELVYCVDAQAPKRSGISRFLPKTPIRLMMDQRGNDLSAQVEFDSFNRQLSPVNRHLASKLVNSVQSQIHTMIEAGDNAVMPSVENIRQQAKQDMHASLNGELERLQALKAVNPNIRDEEIEAIEVQINELDGYIEKAQYQLDSLRLIVVSHN
- a CDS encoding PhoH family protein; the protein is MGDTDRKLFILDTNILLHEPHAIFSFQEHDVVIPMTVLEELDRIKDSKRDVARDARVAIRALEDLFRDTTPDQISAGIPIIREQEQSGTIAILADYQLQETVKAFADKAGDNRILNATLYLQNKRAPREVVLVTKDINMRLRAKGAGVRFVEDYRTDQLIDDVQYLTKGFQQCEGDFWQNIEQVESRTLGGRTLHTLSRAPFEPTFINQYVIDEESDFAGRVEEICPETVTIKDLSRERMMSRRAWDITPKNIYQAMAMDALLDPDIDLVILTGAAGSGKTLLAMASALEQTIERGMFDKIIVTRNTPDIGESIGFLPGTEEEKMMPWLAAVTDTLEALHKNDHCTEGSLKYICDKANIQFKSINFMRGRSIQNAFVLLDECQNLTASQIKTIITRCGEGTKIVCSGNLAQIDSPYLTPVTSGLTYMVERFKNFEGSANIHLNGVVRSRLAEFAEENL
- a CDS encoding ornithine carbamoyltransferase, with amino-acid sequence MAFNLRNRNFVKLLDFTPKEIQFLLDLSLDLKKAKYAGSEQKKLVGKNIALIFEKSSTRTRCAFEVAAFDQGAQVSYIGPSGSQIGHKESMKDTARVLGRMYDGIEYRGFGQEIVEELAAHAGVPVWNGLTNEFHPTQILADFLTMQEHARDKQLEQISFAYLGDARNNMGNSLMVGAAKMGMDIRLVAPKAFWPEQSLIDTCLTIAEHTGATITFTEDVASGVKGCDFLYTDVWVSMGESTQAWDERVAMMIPYQVNQAVLEATGNPKVKFMHCLPAFHNDETTVGKEVADKYGMNGLEVTEEVFESEASIVFDQAENRMHTIKAVMVATLGQ